Within Protaetiibacter intestinalis, the genomic segment AGGGCGACACGGTCACGATCGTCGCGGGCACCGCAGAGCTCGTCTAGCCCGCGCCTGCCGGGCATGTCAGACTCGGAGAAAACTCTCCGAGGATCACATGACTGAGAAGACCGGTGCGGGCGCGCGGGCGAGGTCGGTCGCGCTCGTGCTCGTCGGTCTGCTGCTGGGTGGAGCCGGTGCGGTGACCACAGCCGCGGCGTGGAGAGACGACGTGTTCCTCGGCGCCGAGGCGACTCCGTCGACGTTCGACATCCAGGCGCGCACGGGGACCGTCGACCGCCATCCGACCGACCCTGACATCGCCCCGGTGTGGACGCCGGGAGCCTGGTACGACGTGGGGCTACCCGGTGACCCCGACACGCTGGTCGTGCCGATCGTCGCTCCGACCGTCGGCGACCTGCACCCGCTGACGAGCTATGCGGTACCCATCGAGCTCTGCAACGACGGCGATGTGGACGGCGAGATCGCGGAGGCGATCATCACGACCGACACGGGGCTGGTCGAATTGACGAGCATCGATGTCGACACCATCGATGTGGGGACGACGATCCCGGCGGACTCGTGCGCGTCGGATGGCGCCGCCGAACCGCTCTTCGGGTGGATCCAGTTCACGACGACGGACTTCGGGCATGACCTCGACGGTAGTGCGGGGCAGTTCTCGATTCAGATCTCCGTGGTGGGTGTCCAGCCGTGAGCGCACGCGAGATGGGGCTCGTCGCGGCAGGGATGGTGACCGGTTTCGTGCTGGTCATGGGTGTGTCGAGCGGGGCTCTTTTCGCCACCGAGGCTGCGTGGGTGGATGACGGGAAGGCCATCGTCCCCGTCGAGGCCGGCGCCATCGCGGACGACCGTGAACTGCCCTTCACTTCGGGCGACGCCAACACGATCGTCGGAGACGATCCCGACGAATGGACCTGGACCAAGAGCGACAGCTCCGACGATCCGCCCGTTCCGAACGCCTTCTGCGCGGCGTTCGAAGTGTCCACGACGTCCGAGACGCCGGTGCCGTTCCGGGTCAGGGTGAATCTCGCCGTGCAGCCGTTCAACTTCCCGGCTCCGTTCGCGACAGGGGACTACACGAGCAATGTCTGGGTCGATCCCTTCTCGTCGTGGGAGGAGACGCCGGACTTCGTGAACACCGGGTTGGTGGACATCGTCCCCTTCGAGAACGCGACGATCTCGGCGAGCTCTCCGCTGACGATGAGGGTGTGCGCGAATGTGCCGGATCCGCCGTGGAGTCCGCCCGGGGACACGACCTACACAGTGCTCGCTCCCGTGCTGGACGTCAGCGGTGGGAACCCCTGCGTGACGCTGACGGTCGTGGGCCACACCCCCTACTTCCTCGGCTTCACCGCGAACTTCGACTATCACGCGCTGTTGGATGACGCCCTCACCGACGGCGTCATCACGCAAGCTCAATACGACTCGTGGTTGCCGCGGGTGTACTGGTGGGGGAGTACAGCCTCCGGTGTCACGGGAGCCGACCACCTCGTCACCTTCACCGGCTACAACGCCCTGACCCGATTCGTCAATCTGTTCTCGAACGTCGTCCTGACCGCCTGCACCTACAACTGATCACCACCCACCACCGAATAGGAGATCCACATGAACACCACACCAGCCCATGAGGGCCCGCGGCGTCGGGCCATCGCCCTTCGTATCGTCCTCGGAAGCGTCGCCGTGCTCGGCATCGGCGCGGCGGCCACCTCGGCTGCCTGGGTCGACGACGTGTTCTTCGGCGCGACCGCGACCGCGAGCAGTTTCGACCTGCAGGGCGCACCTCTCGGTGCGGCCGCGAACTGCGCTGCGGTGGCGGAGGGGGCCTGGGAGGACATCGCCGGCGGCACGGAGACCACCTCGACCGACTACGTCGACATCACCACCACGGCGCTCGGCGCGATCGCCCCCGATGAGACCTACACGGTGCCGTTCTGCCTGCGCAACGCCGGAACGATCGGTGGCGATATCGTGGTCACCGAGGTCACCGTATCCGGTGACCTGGTCGACGAGGGATACCTCGCCGACGCCGACGCCGATGCGACCCTGGCCTCTCCCACGATCGGCGCGTCGAATGCCACGGTCCAGGGCACGCTGACCATCGAGACCCCGGACACCTGGGACGACGGCGCCTTCGGTCTGGACGCCACCATCGTGATCCAGGTGACGGGGACGAGCGACTGACCCTCGACTTCCCGGTTCCGTGAGGACGCTCCGTCGGATCGGCGACACCCTGCTGTGGGTGCTCGCCTCCGTCGGCGTGCTCGCGGGACTGGTGTGGGCGGCGAATGCCGTCGGCTGGGTGCAACCGCTCATCGTCGTCTCGGGGTCGATGTCGCCGAAGATCGCGACGGGCGACCTGCTGTTCGCCGTGCCGGTGGAAGCCCGTGAGCTGCGTGTCGGTGAGGTCGCGACCCTGCCGAACCCGCAGACGGGCCGCTACATCACGCACCGGATCGTCGGGATCGAGCAGCTCGGGCAGGACTACCTCGTCACCATGCAGGGAGATGCCAACGGCACCCCGGACCCCGAGCCGTACCGCGTCGCCTCGGACGACAGGGTCTGGCATCCCGTGGTGACGGTCCCCGGTGCGGGGGCGGTGCTGGAGAGGGTCCTGCGTCCTGCGGTGATCGTCCCGGCCATCGTCGCCTTGGTCGCACTGATCGGGTTCACGATGGTGCCCTCCGGCCGTCGCCGGGCGCACGCCCATCGCGCGGGGGATCCGATCGATGAGCCGGGGGCGCGCGCATGAGACGGCGATGGGTCGGAACGGCCGCCTTCGCCACCGTCGCGCTGAGCGCGATCGGGTTGGCCGCGGGTGGTGCGGCGCACGCCGCGCCACCCGAGCCGACCGTCTTCCTGCTGGAGTTCGACCTCCTCGAGCAGGGAGTGCCGCAGACCCGCAGCGACGACTTCTCGCTCGGTCGTGAGGCTCAGCTCACCGGGTTCTCGTGGTTGGAACGCGAGGGAGTCATGCAGGATGTCGACCTGCGGATCGAGGTGTGCGCGTCGAGCGGCGTCTGCGTCGACCCGCAGAACCTGGCCGGACCCGTGACGTTCGCGGCGGGTGCCACGACGGTCACCGTCACGGCGACGCTGACGGCGCCTCCGGGAGAAGACCCGACCGGCAGCGTCCTCGGGCGACTGACCTTCACCGCGGACGACCGGTTGGGAGCGACCGGGGTGGACGTCGGCGCGGCGGTGATGTGGGCGGCTGCGGTGCTCATGGTCGGATTCCTGTTGATCGCGCTCGTGCGCTCACGCCGCTTCGCGGATCGCGCCGACGCCGACGCACCGTAGAGTGGAGCCATGCTCATCGTGATGGCGGGACTTCCGGCGGCCGGCAAGAGCACGATTGCCGAGGTGGTCGGCAATCGGATGGGGCTGCCCGTCGTCTCCGTCGATCCGATCGAGACCGCGATCCTCTCGGCGGGCATCGACGCCGACCAGCCCACGGGGCTCGCCGCGTATCTCGTCGCGGGGGCGTTCGCGGATGCCGTGCTCGCGGGCGGCGGCAGCATCATCGTCGACGCGGTGAACGCCGTGAACCCCGCGCGGGAGCAGTGGGTGAAGCTCGCCGAGGCGCAGAAGGCGGAGATCCGCTTAGTCGAAGTGGTCTGCTCGGATGCCGAGCTGCACCGTGAGCGCCTCGAGGCGCGTGCGGCGCGACTCGCCGAGACCGCGCTCCCGGGGGCCTTCGCGGTGGAGCAGAGCCTCGACGAGTGGGAGGAG encodes:
- a CDS encoding AAA family ATPase, coding for MLIVMAGLPAAGKSTIAEVVGNRMGLPVVSVDPIETAILSAGIDADQPTGLAAYLVAGAFADAVLAGGGSIIVDAVNAVNPAREQWVKLAEAQKAEIRLVEVVCSDAELHRERLEARAARLAETALPGAFAVEQSLDEWEEWSGASGAIARITLDSVEPLGVNVERALAFLQR
- a CDS encoding signal peptidase I, which produces MRTLRRIGDTLLWVLASVGVLAGLVWAANAVGWVQPLIVVSGSMSPKIATGDLLFAVPVEARELRVGEVATLPNPQTGRYITHRIVGIEQLGQDYLVTMQGDANGTPDPEPYRVASDDRVWHPVVTVPGAGAVLERVLRPAVIVPAIVALVALIGFTMVPSGRRRAHAHRAGDPIDEPGARA